One window of Quercus robur chromosome 5, dhQueRobu3.1, whole genome shotgun sequence genomic DNA carries:
- the LOC126726684 gene encoding WPP domain-associated protein has product MEDGRDMDASVALCRDGLGQHVDNSQVSEISGDEIVEIMDSYFQDINDRLTISRMVSDSLIKGTVDAVEQEADEKIAQKELEVKKLKHMLHLNHVGADENESLGSALTHHESKSTSHHRMYCNCPDAFVEHDRVKESLGSLRNVAKEQFKKLKKAIDGIRGCSSIRKINSGSELLGLGGILPEKASGWIDVDEMLESLNATFDMVHEQVEDMFGLSRESFCSWQQEQEFKAEIEGMVIKNCIWSLQEGFEERLWDQNVQFGGNENVNWLEKINDISSLRQELDAISKSLSIHESRPLTSLGSIEISGEWSNDKKADHFRSKSLSNSVSSSTLIWEGNGKHEDSNSNIPENSDPVKLKQMSKDELITEMTNMRRNHESKVQEITEKNFRLMREILCMKERGSASPLKKDNELDILKRKIPHFISKLDGILVENKMLCAFSENAENLGSLKDRLESLLSENHQLRDLLADKKKEVTCLLAQVSDAADKLSQRQLMEAKLLYAIEDAQIKALICEDVYKCVLRELIGQIKCVTEESDLKCNIVREIYEIILNEAAYLAKPRSNSNIEDSDIESITMQWLCGIIFEEALKDAEEKVSNLNMKYTDENKIRVTLEMEALQREEVLRLELVDKKKLKQGMRSLEESIEEKEKLVQETTVALANEKVQSELACQELDNLRNQKIKALEQIETYKAEICELNQKLELRMKELTEVDEERRMIHAFAQEKQNALSLVNNKEREHQKQMELLVALAQGLSNAVAGFERKVTENISNISLRLENLSSESRLLIPNANVLRRTGLSYKQALERKCSDLEKAESEVDLLGDEVDALLSLLEKIYIALDHYSPILQHYPGIIEILKLVKRELSGESTRPV; this is encoded by the exons ATGGAGGACGGAAGGGATATGGATGCTAGTGTGGCTCTGTGCCGTGATGGGTTGGGGCAGCATGTTGATAACTCTCAAGTAAGTGAGATATCGGGTGATGAGATCGTTGAGATAATGGACTCATATTTTCAAGATATCAATGATCGGTTGACTATTTCTAGGATGGTGAGTGACTCTCTCATAAAGGGCACGGTTGATGCAGTTGAACAAGAAGCAGATGAGAAAATTGCCCAGAAAGAGTTGGAGGTGAAAAAATTGAAGCATATGCTACATCTTAACCATGTGGGTGCAGATGAAAATGAATCTTTGGGATCTGCTTTGACACACCATGAGTCCAAAAGCACAAGTCACCACAGGATGTATTGCAACTGTCCAGATGCTTTTGTAGAGCACGATAGAGTGAAAGAATCTTTGGGGAGCCTTAGAAATGTGGCTAAAGAGCAGTTCAAGAAGCTCAAGAAGGCAATTGACGGCATAAGAGGGTGTAGTTCTATTAGGAAGATTAATTCTGGTTCTGAGCTGCTGGGATTGGGTGGTATTCTTCCGGAGAAGGCATCCGGATGGATTGATGTGGATGAAATGCTTGAAAGTCTAAATGCTACTTTTGACATGGTTCATGAACAAGTGGAAGATATGTTTGGGTTGTCTAGGGAATCATTCTGTTCATGGCAACAAGAGCAAGAGTTTAAAGCAGAAATTGAAGGTATGGTAATTAAGAATTGCATTTGGAGTCTTCAAGAAGGGTTTGAAGAAAGACTTTGGGATCAAAATGTGCAATTTGGTGGTAATGAAAATGTGAATTGGCTTGAAAAGATTAATGATATCTCAAGTTTACGGCAGGAATTGGATGCCATTTCAAAATCACTGTCTATTCATGAAAGTCGGCCACTAACTTCTCTGGGGTCCATAGAGATTAGTGGGGAGTGGAGTAATGATAAAAAGGCTGATCATTTCCGCAGCAAAAGCTTAAGCAATAGTGTTTCATCGTCCACTTTGATTTGGGAAGGAAATGGCAAACATGAAGATTCAAATAGTAATATCCCAGAAAATTCAGATCCTGTCAAACTAAAGCAAATGTCAAAAGATGAATTGATCACTGAGATGACCAACATGAGGAGAAATCATGAGTCTAAAGTGCAAGAGATaactgaaaaaaattttagactGATGCGGGAAATATTGTGTATGAAGGAAAGGGGATCTGCTTCACCGTTGAAGAAGGATAATGAGCTTGACatattaaagagaaaaattcCCCATTTCATTTCAAAGTTGGATGGAATTCTTGTGGAAAATAAGATGCTATGTGCATTTAGTGAAAATGCTGAAAATCTTGGCAGTTTGAAGGACAGACTGGAATCCCTTCTTTCAGAAAATCACCAGCTTAGAGACTTGCTTGCAGATAAGAAAAAGGAAGTCACATGCCTTTTAGCACAAGTTTCTGATGCTGCAGATAAACTGTCTCAGCGCCAACTAATGGAGGCAAAGTTATTGTATGCTATAGAAGATGCACAAATTAAAGCTTTAATTTGTGAAGATGTTTATAAATGTGTTCTCAGGGAGTTAATTGGCCAAATTAAATGTGTCACCGAGGAGTCAGATTTGAAGTGTAACATCGTGCGAGAAATTtatgaaattatattaaatgaaGCTGCTTATCTTGCTAAACCTAGAAGCAACTCCAATATTGAAGATTCTGATATAGAGTCCATTACCATGCAATGGCTGTGTGGGATTATATTTGAAGAAGCCCTGAAAGATGCTGAAGAGAAAGTCAGTAACTTGAACATGAAATATActgatgaaaataaaattcgAGTTACTCTGGAAATGGAGGCACTGCAAAGAGAAGAAGTCTTAAGATTGGAGCTTGTGGATAAGAAAAAACTAAAGCAAGGGATGCGCTCACTGGAAGAATCGATTGAAGAAAAGGAGAAGTTAGTGCAGGAAACAACAGTTGCATTGGCAAATGAGAAAGTGCAATCTGAGTTAGCTTGTCAAGAGCTTGATAATTTACGGAATCAAAAGATTAAGGCATTAGAGCAAATTGAAACATATAAGGCGGAGATATGTGAGTTAAATCAGAAGCTTGAACTAAGAATGAAAGAGTTGACGGAAGTTGatgaagagagaagaatgaTTCATGCTTTTGCCCAAGAGAAGCAGAATGCGTTGTCATTGGTCAACAATAAAGAGAGGGAGCATCAGAAGCAAATGGAATTATTAGTTGCTCTTGCACAGGGATTGTCAAATGCGGTTGCTGGGTTTGAACGTAAAGTAACagaaaatatatcaaatataagTTTGAG GTTGGAAAATTTGAGTTCTGAATCGCGTTTGCTTATCCCAAATGCTAATGTACTTCGAAGAACAGGGTTGTCATACAAGCAGGCGCTTGAAAGGAAATGTTCTGACCTTGAAAAGGCTGAATCTGAG